A region of Streptomyces paludis DNA encodes the following proteins:
- a CDS encoding ABC transporter permease, whose amino-acid sequence MTTTLSPVPGTAAPAAYKVTGVRVLRSEWAKFWSLRSSWITLGVAVVLLVALGAIASATYSPGAAGDGGNGGPPGPGAGTQDAVSLALLGVTFASLAAGVLGVLLAAGEYSTGMIRSTLAAVPRRLPVLWSKAAVIGPVILVVTSAGALAAFALGTLGLRGEEIALSLGDSGVLRSLAGAGVYLALVAVLGVALGMLLRSSAGAIAVLVGVLLILPGLASLLPDSLYDTINPYFPGNAGSAVYALHQSSGALSPGAGLAVFAGWVALALAGAALRLVRTDA is encoded by the coding sequence ATGACCACCACGCTCTCCCCGGTCCCCGGGACGGCCGCGCCCGCCGCCTACAAAGTGACCGGCGTGCGGGTGCTGCGCTCGGAGTGGGCCAAGTTCTGGTCGCTGCGCTCCAGTTGGATCACCCTGGGGGTCGCCGTCGTCCTCCTCGTCGCCCTCGGCGCGATCGCCTCCGCCACCTACAGCCCGGGCGCCGCCGGCGACGGCGGCAACGGCGGCCCGCCCGGTCCCGGCGCCGGTACGCAGGACGCCGTCAGCCTGGCGCTGCTCGGAGTGACGTTCGCCTCGCTGGCCGCGGGGGTCCTCGGAGTGCTGCTGGCCGCGGGCGAGTACAGCACCGGCATGATCCGCTCCACCCTGGCCGCGGTGCCGCGGCGGCTGCCGGTCCTGTGGTCCAAGGCCGCTGTGATCGGTCCCGTCATCCTGGTCGTGACGAGCGCCGGAGCGCTCGCGGCGTTCGCGCTGGGCACGCTCGGCCTGCGCGGCGAGGAGATCGCCCTGTCCCTGGGCGACAGCGGTGTGCTGCGCAGCCTGGCCGGCGCGGGTGTCTACCTCGCCCTGGTGGCCGTGCTCGGCGTCGCCCTGGGCATGCTGCTGCGCTCCTCCGCGGGGGCCATCGCGGTCCTGGTCGGGGTGCTGCTGATCCTTCCGGGGCTGGCGTCGCTGCTGCCCGACTCGCTGTACGACACGATCAATCCCTATTTCCCCGGCAACGCGGGCTCGGCCGTCTACGCCCTGCACCAGTCCTCCGGCGCCCTCTCACCCGGGGCGGGCCTCGCGGTCTTCGCCGGCTGGGTGGCCCTGGCGCTCGCCGGAGCGGCATTGCGGCTGGTCAGGACGGACGCCTGA
- the nhaA gene encoding Na+/H+ antiporter NhaA, with the protein MSAPSRITAALRSDAVSGLLLIGAAVAALIWANSPLADSYESLRSLTVGPAALHLDLSLETWAADGLLAVFFFIVGNELKRELVHGELRDPRRAALPIAAALGGVVVPALLFLAVNATTPGEAIGGWGIPMATDIAFALAVLAVAGRHLPAALRTFLLTLATVDDMCAVLVIAIAYTTGLDLAALTFAVVGLAVFGFLQNGSGRSLDRIRAVVPGWLLFGPLALVIWALTHASGVHATIAGVAMGLLMCTRPRAGGASSPSDRAEELLRPFAAGVALPVFALLAAGVSLSGTSGFFASTITWGVLAGLLAGKFLGIFGVSWLTARFTGARLNPTLAWPDIAGVGTLGAIGFTVSLLIAELSYTDTAHLTDAKGAILLASAIAALLAALILGHRGRHYRRLTQ; encoded by the coding sequence CCTGCGCTCGGACGCGGTCAGCGGCCTGCTTCTCATCGGAGCCGCCGTCGCGGCTCTGATCTGGGCGAATTCGCCCCTGGCCGACTCCTACGAGTCGCTGCGCTCCCTCACCGTCGGCCCCGCGGCCCTGCACCTGGACCTGTCCCTGGAGACGTGGGCTGCGGACGGGCTGCTGGCGGTGTTCTTCTTCATCGTCGGCAACGAGCTGAAGCGGGAACTCGTCCACGGCGAGCTGCGCGACCCGCGCCGCGCCGCCTTGCCGATCGCCGCCGCGCTCGGCGGTGTCGTGGTGCCGGCGCTGCTGTTCCTCGCGGTGAACGCCACCACACCGGGAGAGGCGATCGGCGGCTGGGGCATCCCGATGGCCACCGACATCGCTTTCGCGCTCGCGGTCCTGGCCGTGGCCGGCCGGCACCTGCCCGCTGCGCTGCGTACGTTTCTGCTGACCCTGGCCACCGTGGACGACATGTGCGCGGTGCTGGTCATCGCCATCGCCTACACCACCGGCCTCGACCTCGCCGCCCTGACGTTCGCCGTGGTGGGGCTGGCGGTGTTCGGCTTCCTCCAGAACGGCTCCGGCCGGTCCCTGGACCGGATCCGGGCGGTGGTGCCGGGATGGCTGCTGTTCGGGCCGTTGGCGCTGGTGATCTGGGCGCTGACACACGCCTCCGGTGTGCACGCCACCATCGCCGGCGTCGCGATGGGTCTGCTGATGTGCACCCGTCCCCGTGCCGGCGGGGCGAGTTCGCCCTCGGACCGAGCGGAGGAGCTGCTGCGGCCGTTCGCCGCGGGGGTCGCACTGCCGGTCTTCGCGCTGCTGGCGGCCGGGGTGTCGCTGTCCGGCACGAGCGGCTTCTTCGCCTCCACCATCACCTGGGGCGTCCTCGCGGGCCTCCTGGCGGGCAAGTTCCTGGGCATTTTCGGCGTCTCCTGGCTGACCGCCCGCTTCACCGGCGCCCGCCTCAATCCCACGCTCGCCTGGCCCGACATCGCCGGTGTCGGAACCCTCGGGGCGATCGGTTTCACCGTTTCCCTGCTGATCGCCGAACTCTCCTACACCGACACCGCGCACCTGACCGACGCCAAGGGCGCCATCCTGCTGGCCTCTGCCATCGCGGCGCTGCTCGCCGCCCTCATCCTGGGGCACCGCGGCCGCCACTACCGCCGCCTCACACAGTGA
- a CDS encoding winged helix-turn-helix transcriptional regulator, which yields MDATSETQHGRLQITEAECAMFQNAVELVGGKWNGAILLALGRGATRFTEIRAEVDGISARLLAARLRLLEGHALVVREVIASHPVQIRYTLSQSGSELVRVLIPLVPWGSRWGITADGR from the coding sequence ATGGACGCCACCAGCGAGACGCAGCACGGCCGGCTTCAGATCACCGAGGCCGAGTGCGCGATGTTTCAGAACGCGGTCGAGCTGGTGGGCGGGAAGTGGAACGGTGCGATCCTGCTCGCGCTCGGCCGGGGCGCCACGCGATTCACCGAGATCCGGGCGGAGGTCGACGGCATCTCGGCGCGCCTGCTCGCCGCCCGCCTGCGGCTGCTCGAAGGCCATGCCCTGGTGGTCCGGGAAGTCATCGCATCACATCCCGTACAGATCAGATACACGCTGAGTCAGAGCGGTAGCGAACTGGTACGGGTGCTCATCCCCCTGGTCCCCTGGGGATCCCGCTGGGGCATCACCGCTGACGGACGTTGA
- a CDS encoding DoxX family protein, producing the protein MYVTAIVLSALLALAAAGAGVPKLLDKGTVPGVLRDHLKVGAALVRLIGLAEVAAAVGLVGGIFWQPLGIAAAAGLAGLFAGAVIYHRRAGDYADAEARGGAMGPVVLGLVSVAVGVTLALSL; encoded by the coding sequence ATGTACGTCACCGCCATCGTCCTGAGCGCACTGCTGGCCCTCGCCGCGGCCGGCGCGGGCGTTCCGAAGCTGCTGGACAAGGGCACCGTCCCGGGAGTGCTGCGTGACCATCTGAAGGTGGGCGCCGCTCTGGTGCGCCTCATCGGTCTGGCCGAGGTGGCCGCCGCCGTCGGCCTGGTCGGCGGCATCTTCTGGCAGCCGCTCGGCATCGCCGCCGCGGCCGGGCTGGCCGGCCTCTTCGCCGGCGCGGTGATCTACCACCGGCGTGCCGGGGACTACGCGGACGCCGAGGCCCGCGGTGGCGCGATGGGGCCGGTTGTCCTGGGGCTCGTGTCGGTGGCCGTGGGTGTCACACTCGCCCTGTCCCTGTGA
- a CDS encoding D-2-hydroxyacid dehydrogenase family protein produces the protein MTLRCAVLDDYQGAALTHADWTSLGEEVEVRVLREHLADRETLVEALADRDIVVVMRERTPFDADLLRRLPRLRLLVTTGMRNASIDLAAAAAAGVTVCGTAGGAAPPVELAWALILGLARHLTVENRALRDGGPWQSTVGQDLHGRTLGLFGLGRTGSRMARVGAAFGMEVLAWSQHLTAARAAAAGAQLADSKHDLLRRADMVSLHLVLSERTHHLLGEAELCAMKPSAYLVNTSRAGLVDHTALLRALREGWIAGAGLDVFETEPLPADDALRSLPNVLATPHLGYVTEANYRTFYGEAVEDIAAFLAGHPVRLLHAG, from the coding sequence ATGACACTGCGCTGCGCGGTTCTCGACGACTATCAGGGGGCCGCCCTCACCCACGCGGACTGGACCTCCCTCGGCGAGGAGGTGGAGGTCCGGGTTCTGCGCGAGCATCTCGCCGACCGGGAGACGCTGGTCGAAGCGCTGGCGGACCGCGACATCGTCGTGGTCATGCGGGAGCGGACCCCCTTCGACGCCGACCTGCTGCGCCGCCTGCCACGCTTGCGGCTCCTCGTGACCACGGGCATGCGCAACGCCTCCATCGATCTCGCGGCTGCCGCCGCGGCCGGGGTGACCGTCTGCGGCACCGCCGGCGGCGCGGCGCCGCCCGTTGAGCTGGCCTGGGCTCTGATCCTGGGCCTGGCACGGCACTTGACGGTCGAGAACCGCGCGCTGCGGGACGGCGGACCGTGGCAGTCCACGGTGGGCCAGGATCTGCACGGCCGGACGCTGGGGCTGTTCGGCCTCGGGAGGACCGGCAGCCGGATGGCACGCGTCGGCGCGGCCTTCGGCATGGAGGTCCTGGCCTGGAGCCAGCACCTCACCGCCGCACGCGCGGCGGCCGCGGGCGCACAACTGGCGGACAGCAAGCACGACTTGCTGCGGCGCGCCGACATGGTCTCGCTCCACCTCGTACTGTCCGAGCGCACACACCACCTGCTCGGCGAAGCGGAACTGTGCGCCATGAAGCCGAGCGCCTACCTGGTCAACACTTCCCGCGCCGGCCTCGTCGACCACACCGCGTTGCTGCGGGCCCTGCGGGAGGGCTGGATCGCCGGGGCCGGACTCGATGTCTTCGAGACCGAGCCACTGCCCGCCGACGACGCCTTGCGCTCCCTCCCGAACGTACTGGCCACACCGCATCTCGGCTACGTAACCGAGGCCAACTACCGCACCTTCTACGGCGAGGCCGTGGAGGACATCGCCGCCTTCCTCGCCGGACACCCGGTCCGGCTGCTGCACGCGGGCTGA
- a CDS encoding sensor histidine kinase gives MGIVSPDRAAAADDTPRGTAGPPSPGLDAAWAHPLLGRMLRGQSHRQRMDRRHPWLLDTAVMLGVALIGLPDLLHPSHRDGPFGATGADGHPPAGILLVFAVALVVPLWWRRRAPAATYFAIAAVSLVQWSLGMWQQTGISALVALYSLALHGSLRVLGWAAALTAVQLTLAVCLLAPVEHPVLGLFFLLGTATAAVAVGLTLRIRRLYLEALTDRAARLETERDQRVRLTAAAERSRVAREMHDIVGHNLSVMVSVADGAAVLAAHNGEKSETALRILGDTGRQAMGELRRVLGVLREEQEEERPLNPQPAIRDLDALLAGVRAAGLAVVYRTAGDLDALGSGVQLTVYRIVQESLTNTLKHAGSGSAAEVTVTALGGRVRIRVADTEARPPGTAGSAPADADRDGAVPGHGLVGIRQRAAMYNGTVAIGPRTTPPGWIVDVELDAPPAQSASPSPLAPPT, from the coding sequence ATGGGAATCGTGAGCCCGGACCGCGCGGCAGCCGCCGACGACACTCCCCGGGGGACGGCCGGACCGCCGTCCCCCGGGCTGGACGCGGCCTGGGCGCACCCGCTGCTGGGCCGTATGCTGCGCGGCCAGAGCCACCGGCAGCGCATGGACCGCCGGCATCCGTGGCTGCTCGACACGGCGGTCATGCTCGGCGTCGCTCTGATCGGTCTGCCCGATCTGCTCCACCCGAGCCACCGGGACGGCCCCTTCGGGGCGACCGGCGCCGACGGCCACCCGCCGGCCGGCATTCTGCTCGTCTTCGCCGTCGCGCTCGTCGTGCCGTTGTGGTGGCGGCGCAGGGCGCCGGCCGCCACGTACTTCGCGATCGCTGCGGTCTCGCTCGTCCAGTGGTCGCTGGGGATGTGGCAGCAGACCGGCATCAGCGCGCTCGTCGCCCTCTACAGCCTGGCCCTGCACGGTTCCCTGCGGGTCCTGGGCTGGGCCGCCGCGCTGACGGCCGTCCAGCTGACGCTGGCCGTGTGCCTCCTTGCGCCCGTCGAGCACCCGGTGCTGGGCCTCTTCTTCCTTCTGGGCACGGCGACGGCCGCCGTCGCCGTGGGCCTGACCCTGCGGATCCGCCGGCTCTATCTGGAGGCGCTCACGGACCGCGCTGCCCGCCTGGAGACCGAGCGTGACCAGCGCGTACGGCTGACCGCTGCCGCCGAGCGGTCCCGGGTCGCGCGCGAGATGCACGACATCGTGGGCCACAATCTCTCGGTCATGGTCAGCGTCGCGGACGGCGCCGCCGTCCTCGCCGCCCACAACGGCGAGAAATCGGAGACGGCCCTGCGCATCCTCGGCGACACCGGACGCCAGGCCATGGGGGAACTGCGCCGGGTGCTCGGCGTCCTGCGCGAGGAGCAGGAGGAGGAGCGGCCGCTGAACCCGCAGCCCGCGATCCGCGATCTGGACGCCCTGCTGGCGGGGGTCCGCGCGGCCGGGCTCGCCGTCGTGTACCGCACCGCCGGTGATCTCGACGCCCTGGGCAGCGGTGTCCAGCTCACCGTGTACCGCATCGTCCAGGAGTCCCTGACCAACACCCTCAAGCACGCCGGGTCCGGTTCCGCCGCCGAGGTCACCGTGACGGCTCTCGGGGGCCGGGTACGGATACGGGTCGCCGACACCGAGGCGCGACCGCCGGGGACGGCCGGCTCCGCGCCGGCGGACGCGGACCGGGACGGCGCGGTGCCAGGACACGGTCTGGTCGGCATCCGCCAGCGGGCCGCGATGTACAACGGCACCGTCGCCATCGGCCCCCGGACCACCCCGCCCGGCTGGATCGTGGATGTCGAACTCGACGCGCCGCCCGCCCAGTCCGCGTCGCCCTCACCGCTCGCACCGCCGACCTGA
- a CDS encoding response regulator — protein sequence MTTVLVADDQPLQRMGIRMLIEGTPGLEPAGEAGHGAEAVRLAAELRPDVVLMDIRMPGMDGIEATRRITATGSRTRVLIVTTFDLDEYAYEGLRAGASGFLLKDARPEELVAGIQAVATGDAVVAPRLTRRLLDAYAHRVLAPPGAPAAEDPRLKALSDREREVLLAIGQGRTNAEIAEDLVLTESTVKKHVGRILAKIGARDRIQAVITAYDTGLVTAQR from the coding sequence ATGACCACCGTGCTCGTCGCCGACGACCAGCCCCTCCAGCGCATGGGCATCCGTATGCTCATCGAGGGCACCCCCGGCCTGGAACCGGCCGGCGAAGCCGGACACGGCGCCGAGGCCGTCCGTCTGGCCGCCGAACTCCGCCCCGATGTCGTCCTCATGGACATCCGTATGCCGGGCATGGACGGCATCGAGGCCACCCGCCGCATCACCGCCACCGGCAGCCGTACCCGCGTCCTCATCGTGACGACCTTCGACCTCGACGAGTACGCCTACGAAGGGCTGCGCGCCGGCGCCAGCGGGTTCCTCCTCAAGGACGCGCGCCCCGAGGAACTCGTCGCCGGCATCCAGGCCGTCGCCACCGGCGACGCCGTCGTCGCCCCCCGCCTGACCCGTCGCCTGCTGGACGCGTACGCCCACCGGGTCCTCGCCCCGCCCGGCGCCCCCGCCGCCGAGGACCCCCGGCTCAAGGCCCTCAGCGACCGCGAACGCGAAGTCCTCCTCGCCATCGGCCAGGGCCGGACCAACGCCGAGATCGCCGAGGACCTCGTCCTGACCGAGTCCACCGTCAAGAAGCACGTCGGCCGTATCCTCGCCAAGATCGGAGCCCGCGACCGTATCCAGGCAGTGATCACGGCGTACGACACCGGGCTGGTCACGGCCCAGCGGTAG
- a CDS encoding YoaK family protein — MAGVLHDAWTTVVPDPTDRHGPLPPLMLALTVVTGLVDAFSYLALGHVFVANMTGNVVFSGFAVAGTPGFSLAASLTALAVFAVGALLGGRIAHRTQAHRGRMLHRALVLETVLVLAAYVIAQAATAPYTGAVLYGLITLLGLAMGVQNAAARELAVPDLTTTVLTLTLTGVASDSRAAGGAGGGRAGRRLLSAGAMCAGAIGGAVAVLHGGPALPLLFASLLLAAATAATFAPARSDAPWTKPL; from the coding sequence ATGGCGGGCGTGCTGCACGACGCGTGGACCACAGTCGTCCCCGACCCGACGGACCGGCACGGACCGCTCCCGCCGCTGATGCTCGCCCTGACTGTGGTGACCGGTCTCGTCGACGCCTTCAGCTATCTCGCCCTCGGCCATGTCTTCGTTGCCAATATGACCGGCAACGTCGTCTTCTCCGGCTTCGCGGTCGCCGGTACGCCCGGCTTCTCGCTCGCCGCCTCGCTCACGGCCCTCGCCGTGTTCGCCGTGGGTGCCCTGCTCGGCGGCCGTATCGCCCACCGTACGCAGGCCCACCGCGGACGGATGCTTCACCGGGCCCTTGTCCTGGAGACCGTGCTGGTCCTTGCCGCCTATGTCATCGCCCAGGCCGCCACCGCCCCGTACACCGGCGCCGTCCTGTACGGGCTGATCACGCTGCTGGGACTCGCCATGGGCGTGCAGAACGCCGCCGCCCGCGAGCTTGCCGTACCCGACCTGACCACGACCGTACTGACACTCACCCTCACCGGCGTCGCTTCGGACAGCCGCGCGGCCGGGGGAGCGGGAGGCGGCAGGGCCGGCCGGCGCCTGCTTTCCGCGGGGGCCATGTGCGCCGGAGCCATCGGCGGCGCTGTCGCGGTCCTGCACGGTGGTCCCGCCCTGCCGCTGCTGTTCGCGTCGCTGCTGCTGGCCGCCGCCACCGCCGCCACGTTCGCGCCCGCACGCTCCGACGCCCCCTGGACCAAACCCCTGTGA
- a CDS encoding NADP-dependent oxidoreductase, which yields MKAVTVTEFGTPPELREVPEPTVGPGRILVRVEASSVNWLDAGIAQGVFQDVAPHESPVTLGRDFAGVVEAVGPGVTGVKAGVRVFGEVPLGVPIGNGAWAERIVIGTDAFVPTPAGVDTVTAGAAGLAAVTAVMTFDALDLRPGQTLAVVGATGGVGGMVAQLARAAGAVVVAPGLSEDETYLHGLGVTAVLPRGGDVVAVVRERYPEGVDALVDAVTSYRPTPYASAVGDGGRIASPTGAAGEGRGRTNIVHAPTAGILRRVALYLEDGTITVTVGRTFALSEAPEALRALTGGHTRGKIALRVA from the coding sequence ATGAAGGCTGTCACTGTCACCGAATTCGGTACGCCGCCCGAGCTGCGCGAGGTGCCGGAGCCGACCGTGGGACCGGGCCGGATCCTGGTACGTGTGGAGGCGTCGTCGGTGAACTGGCTGGACGCCGGCATAGCCCAGGGCGTGTTCCAGGACGTGGCCCCGCACGAGTCGCCCGTCACCCTCGGCCGCGACTTCGCCGGTGTAGTCGAGGCCGTCGGCCCCGGTGTCACCGGTGTGAAGGCCGGCGTCAGGGTCTTCGGGGAGGTCCCGCTGGGGGTGCCGATCGGCAACGGTGCGTGGGCGGAGCGCATCGTGATCGGCACGGACGCGTTCGTCCCCACCCCCGCGGGCGTCGACACCGTCACAGCGGGTGCGGCGGGCCTGGCGGCCGTCACCGCTGTGATGACGTTCGACGCTCTGGATCTGCGGCCCGGCCAGACCCTCGCGGTGGTCGGAGCGACCGGGGGAGTGGGAGGCATGGTGGCGCAGCTCGCCAGGGCGGCCGGTGCGGTCGTCGTGGCACCGGGGCTGTCCGAGGACGAGACGTATCTGCACGGCCTGGGCGTGACCGCGGTCCTGCCCCGCGGCGGCGATGTCGTGGCGGTGGTACGCGAGCGGTACCCCGAGGGGGTCGACGCACTCGTCGACGCCGTGACCTCCTACCGCCCCACGCCCTACGCGAGCGCCGTCGGGGACGGTGGCCGGATCGCCTCGCCGACCGGCGCCGCCGGTGAAGGCCGCGGCCGTACCAACATCGTGCACGCCCCGACCGCCGGGATCCTGCGGCGCGTTGCCCTGTATCTGGAGGACGGCACGATCACCGTCACCGTCGGCCGGACCTTCGCGCTGTCCGAGGCGCCCGAAGCACTGCGGGCCCTGACCGGGGGCCACACCCGCGGAAAGATCGCCCTCCGCGTCGCCTGA
- a CDS encoding ABC transporter ATP-binding protein, producing MIETRELTKRYGDKTVVDHLSFTVKPGEVTGFLGPNGAGKSTTMRMIVGLDAPTGGSVTVNGRAYAGHTAPLREIGTLLEARSVHPGRSAAGHLMALAYTHGIPRRRVDEVIELAGLTSVAGKRVGAFSLGMGQRLGIAAALLGDPAIVMLDEPVNGLDPEGVLWVRNLLRQLADEGRAVMLSSHLMSETALIADHLVIIGRGRLLADTTVDDFTREAGGGGVRVAAAEAVRLRSLLAGPDVTISSSSAEELLVNGRTAREIGAIAARHQVALDELTPQTVSLEEAFMRLTRDAVEYQSAPSPSTAERKAA from the coding sequence ATGATCGAAACCCGCGAGCTGACGAAGCGGTACGGCGACAAAACGGTCGTCGACCACCTGAGTTTCACGGTGAAGCCGGGTGAGGTCACCGGCTTCCTCGGACCGAACGGCGCGGGCAAGTCGACGACCATGCGCATGATCGTCGGCCTGGACGCCCCCACCGGGGGTTCGGTCACCGTCAACGGCCGCGCCTACGCCGGGCACACCGCCCCGCTGCGCGAGATCGGCACCCTGCTGGAGGCCCGGTCCGTACACCCGGGACGCAGCGCGGCCGGCCATCTGATGGCGCTCGCGTACACCCACGGCATTCCGCGCCGTCGGGTGGACGAGGTCATCGAGCTGGCCGGGCTGACCAGTGTGGCCGGCAAGCGGGTGGGCGCCTTCTCGCTCGGCATGGGCCAGCGCCTCGGCATCGCCGCGGCCCTGCTCGGGGACCCGGCCATCGTGATGCTCGACGAACCGGTCAACGGCCTCGACCCCGAGGGCGTGCTGTGGGTACGTAACCTGCTGCGGCAGCTGGCCGACGAGGGCCGGGCCGTGATGCTCTCCTCGCACCTGATGAGCGAGACCGCGCTGATCGCCGACCATCTGGTGATCATCGGCCGGGGGCGGCTGCTCGCCGACACCACGGTCGACGACTTCACACGCGAGGCCGGGGGCGGAGGTGTCCGGGTCGCCGCCGCCGAGGCCGTCCGGCTGCGCTCGCTGCTGGCCGGGCCCGACGTCACGATCAGCTCCTCCTCCGCGGAGGAACTGCTGGTCAACGGACGGACCGCCCGGGAGATCGGGGCGATCGCCGCCCGGCATCAGGTGGCGCTGGACGAACTCACCCCGCAGACCGTCTCCCTGGAGGAGGCGTTCATGCGGCTCACCCGCGACGCCGTCGAATACCAGAGCGCCCCCTCCCCCAGCACCGCCGAACGGAAGGCCGCCTGA
- a CDS encoding pirin family protein, which yields MTTPFAGQRTLTRITDKQRLGPDAQVDDKALVFVPTDPALTDPFLALVEDRFSTPGFAWHPHRGLETVTTVIDGVLEHGDNLGHTGALEAGEVQWMTAGRGIIHRELAYRDERAHVLQMWLNLPARKKMTPSRYQDLTKAAMPRVTAPGVRIDVHAGTVDGVTGAADTHHPVQGIVATLDPEASYDLHVPPEHRLFAHVMDGRLLVAGRELRAGQTGWSDPATGPAPTTLHLGAVDPGEPARVMVYSGTPLREPVAVGGPFVMNTKTEITRAFTDFHSGAFGPVPRTARLAYDR from the coding sequence ATGACCACACCGTTCGCGGGTCAGCGGACCCTGACCCGCATCACCGACAAACAGCGACTGGGCCCCGACGCACAGGTCGACGACAAGGCGCTTGTCTTCGTGCCGACCGATCCGGCCCTGACCGATCCCTTCCTCGCCCTGGTGGAGGACCGGTTCTCCACGCCGGGCTTCGCATGGCACCCCCATCGGGGTCTGGAGACCGTCACCACGGTCATCGACGGCGTTCTCGAACACGGTGACAACCTGGGCCACACGGGAGCCCTGGAGGCCGGCGAAGTACAGTGGATGACCGCGGGGCGCGGCATCATCCACCGCGAACTCGCCTACCGTGACGAACGCGCGCATGTACTCCAGATGTGGCTCAACCTGCCTGCCCGGAAGAAGATGACACCGTCGCGGTACCAGGACCTCACCAAGGCGGCCATGCCGCGTGTGACAGCGCCCGGCGTACGTATCGATGTGCACGCCGGTACGGTCGACGGCGTCACCGGCGCCGCCGACACCCACCACCCGGTCCAGGGCATCGTCGCCACGCTCGACCCGGAAGCCTCCTACGACCTCCATGTGCCCCCGGAACACCGCCTTTTCGCCCATGTGATGGACGGGCGCCTGCTTGTCGCCGGACGCGAACTGCGTGCCGGACAGACCGGCTGGTCCGACCCCGCCACCGGCCCGGCGCCCACCACGCTGCACCTCGGGGCCGTCGACCCCGGCGAGCCCGCCCGCGTCATGGTCTACAGCGGTACGCCGCTGCGCGAACCGGTCGCCGTCGGCGGCCCGTTCGTGATGAACACCAAGACCGAGATCACCCGGGCGTTCACCGACTTCCACTCCGGCGCCTTCGGCCCCGTACCCCGCACCGCCCGGCTCGCGTACGACCGGTGA
- a CDS encoding MarR family winged helix-turn-helix transcriptional regulator, which yields MTQWLTDEELQAWRGLMHLTAQLQSALGRQLQDEHGISVADYEVLGRLHDAPGAGLRARDLGATLAWEQSRLSHQLTRMQRRGLVEREECESDRRGATFRLAPAGRSVIEQAAPGHVRAVRELVFDALSPQQVTQLADLTGHLLRHVERDR from the coding sequence ATGACCCAGTGGCTGACCGACGAGGAACTCCAGGCGTGGCGCGGGCTGATGCATCTGACAGCCCAGTTGCAGAGCGCGCTGGGCCGGCAACTCCAGGACGAACACGGGATCTCCGTCGCCGACTACGAGGTGCTGGGCCGTCTGCACGACGCCCCCGGCGCGGGACTGCGCGCCCGCGATCTCGGCGCGACCCTGGCCTGGGAGCAGAGCCGGCTGTCCCACCAGCTCACCCGGATGCAGCGCCGGGGCCTGGTCGAGCGGGAGGAGTGCGAGAGTGACCGGCGGGGCGCCACCTTCCGCCTCGCTCCCGCGGGCCGGTCCGTCATCGAGCAGGCGGCGCCGGGGCATGTGAGAGCGGTCCGTGAACTCGTCTTCGACGCGCTGTCCCCTCAGCAGGTGACCCAGCTGGCCGACCTGACCGGCCACCTCCTGCGCCACGTCGAGAGGGACCGGTGA
- a CDS encoding FMN-dependent NADH-azoreductase: protein MSYLLHLDSTAFDAESLSRQVARSFRDTWQGDVVYRDLAVTPAPHITAAGVSARLADPSKHTPEEAAALLVQDELIEEFLGASAYLFTVPLYNYTMPSTFKAWLDQVVVVGRAIVLPDGPPAAGRPAVVVSARGGSYEPGTPNHGMDHLLPTLETAMGPGTLGLEIHAIKPQLTLAPVVPEMASLIDLHKTSMTEAHAEARRLAEKFAL from the coding sequence ATGTCCTACTTGCTTCACCTCGACTCCACCGCCTTCGACGCCGAATCGCTCTCGCGCCAGGTCGCACGATCGTTCCGGGACACCTGGCAGGGCGACGTCGTGTACCGCGACCTGGCCGTCACCCCGGCACCGCACATCACCGCCGCGGGCGTATCGGCCCGGCTCGCCGATCCGTCCAAGCACACCCCCGAAGAGGCCGCGGCCCTCCTCGTCCAGGACGAACTGATCGAGGAGTTCCTCGGCGCGAGCGCGTACCTCTTCACCGTTCCCCTGTACAACTACACGATGCCATCGACCTTCAAGGCATGGCTTGACCAGGTCGTGGTCGTGGGCCGGGCGATCGTCCTTCCGGACGGCCCGCCGGCGGCCGGACGCCCCGCCGTCGTGGTCTCCGCCCGGGGCGGATCGTACGAACCCGGAACCCCGAACCACGGCATGGATCATCTGCTGCCCACACTCGAAACCGCCATGGGCCCGGGGACCCTCGGCCTTGAGATCCACGCGATCAAGCCCCAGTTGACGCTGGCGCCGGTGGTTCCCGAAATGGCCTCTCTCATCGACCTCCACAAGACATCGATGACAGAGGCTCACGCCGAAGCCCGCCGCCTGGCCGAGAAGTTCGCACTCTGA